A portion of the Helicoverpa zea isolate HzStark_Cry1AcR chromosome 25, ilHelZeax1.1, whole genome shotgun sequence genome contains these proteins:
- the LOC124642703 gene encoding alanine aminotransferase 1-like, whose translation MNASKLLDGSRLVLGSRLKRHQLSSKRISIKAALTFSNRPTRPSVALGDDQALGCNTSNFHTSGVIRRKTMARVIKLLSRALHDISGVAGTIRSAEATPEQIRARHSRCGNRGAGGGGGKAITMKNLNPNIVKLEYAVRGPLVIRAGEIAKELAKGAKKPFKAVTSANIGDAHAMGQKPITFIRQVLACVAHPALLNYEKFPSDVRQRAKNILSGCGGRSAGSYTSSYGIDQIRKHVAEYIECRDGHKCKMDDCVLTGGASSGIKNCLQLLVNQVRGKDTGVLIPIPQYPLYSASLAEYGLGQVGYYLDEDKNWALNVSELERAFKEGSECYAVRAMVVINPGNPTGQVLTRKNMEKVIKFAHKKNLILFADEVYQDNIYDKNSSFHSFKKVITEMGSPYKDMELASFMSISKGYMGECGLRGGWMELVNLDPDVKANLFKALSAMLCPSSLGQAACDCVAKPPNEGEPSFDLWCQEKTEVLDSLKRRAKMIVETFNKMEGFKCNIVQGAMYAFPKIQLPAKAIEAAKKKKMVPDAFYARELLEETGICIVPGSGFGQKPGTYHFRTTILPQTKQLKLMLDSFRDFHQKFIKKYG comes from the exons GTAAGCTTTTAGATGGAAGTCGTTTggttttgggaagtcgattaaaaagaCACCAGCTTTCATCTAAAAGAATCAGCATCAA ggccgcgctAACTTTTTCAAACAGGCCCACTAGGCCTAGTGTGGCCCTAGGGGATGACCAGGCTCTTGGATGTAACACCAGCAACTTCCATACTTCG GGTGTAATACGTCGGAAG ACCATGGCGAGAGTAATAAAGTTGCTAAGTCGCGCTTTGCACGACATATCTGGTGTGGCGGGTACGATCCGCTCTGCTGAGGCGACGCCTGAACAGATACGAGCTCGACACAGTCGCTGCGGTAATAGAGGAGCGGGAGGAGGAGGAGGAAAAGCCATTACTATGAAAAACTTGAACCCCAACATTGTGAAGCTGGAGTATGCTGTTCGTGGTCCCCTTGTTATCCGCGCCGGAGAAATAGCTAAGGAGCTCGCGAAG GGCGCTAAGAAGCCGTTCAAGGCTGTGACCTCTGCCAACATCGGGGACGCTCATGCCATGGGACAAAAACCCATCACCTTCATAAGACAG GTGCTGGCTTGCGTGGCTCACCCCGCACTGCTCAACTACGAGAAGTTTCCCAGCGACGTGAGACAGAGGGCCAAAAATATCCTGTCCGGATGTGG TGGCAGATCAGCCGGGTCCTACACCTCGTCCTACGGCATAGACCAGATCAGAAAACACGTCGCCGAGTACATAGAATGTCGTGACGGACATAAGTGCAAGATGGATGATTGTGTCCTCACCGGGGGAGCCTCTAGTGGCATCAAGAATTGTCTGCAGTTGCTGGTCAATCAGGTCAGAGGGAAGGACACAG GAGTCCTGATCCCAATCCCGCAGTATCCTCTATACTCGGCCTCACTGGCAGAGTATGGCCTAGGCCAGGTGGGGTATTACCTCGACGAGGACAAGAACTGGGCCCTGAACGTTTCCGAACTGGAGCGGGCCTTTAAAGAAGGCAGTGAATGTTATGCCGTCAGAGCTATGGTCGTTATCAACCCTGGAAATCCTACTGGACAG GTGCTAACACGTAAGAATATGGAAAAGGTCATAAAGTTCGCACACAAGAAGAACTTGATTCTGTTCGCTGACGAAGTGTACCAGGACAACATATACGATAAGAACAGCAGTTTCCACTCCTTCAAGAAG GTGATAACAGAGATGGGTTCTCCATACAAAGACATGGAACTAGCATCGTTCATGTCTATAAGCAAGGGGTATATGGGCGAGTGTGGTCTCCGAGGCGGCTGGATGGAGCTGGTGAACCTCGATCCTGATGTGAAAGCCAACTTGTTCAAGGCCCTATCGGCTATGCTTTGTCCCAGTTCTTTGGGCCAAGCTGCCTGTGACTGTGTA GCAAAACCTCCAAATGAAGGGGAACCATCCTTCGACCTCTGGTGTCAAGAGAAGACAGAAGTACTGGATTCGCTTAAAAGAAGAGCCAAGATGATCGTGGAGACCTTCAACAAAATGGAGGGTTTCAAATGTAACATAGTACAG GGCGCGATGTACGCCTTCCCGAAAATCCAACTGCCGGCCAAGGCCATCGAGGCTGCAAAGAAGAAGAAAATGGTTCCTGATGCTTTCTACGCACGCGAATTGCTTGAAGAGACAG GTATCTGCATAGTGCCAGGGTCTGGGTTCGGTCAGAAGCCAGGCACGTACCACTTCCGAACCACTATTCTACCGCAGACGAAGCAGCTCAAACTTATGCTAGACAGTTTCAGGGATTTTCACCAAAAGTTCATTAAGAAGTACGGGTAA